The following proteins are encoded in a genomic region of Zea mays cultivar B73 chromosome 9, Zm-B73-REFERENCE-NAM-5.0, whole genome shotgun sequence:
- the LOC118473303 gene encoding uncharacterized protein, which produces MASPASDTSARLPLLAASSSVGTDPQQQGASNGICFPKARPVNSHRPRAAAATPVRTATWISLVSCPRHARCNAKAAAAATPSVASCSLDRASRRRSAQRLRVVVETRAPCRRHASHVVSRQEAKPTCMHAQLHSGFSQVPP; this is translated from the exons ATGGCTTCCCCTGCGAGCGACACCTCTGCTCGGCTCCCTCTCCTGGCAGCGAGCTCCTCTGTAGGCACCGACCCACAGCAGCAGGGAGCCTCCAATGGCATTTGTTTCCCCAAGGCTCGCCCCGTCAACAGCCATCGACCTCGTGCAGCAGCCGCGACGCCAGTTCGCACAGCCACGTGGATCTCCCTTGTGTCGTGCCCTCGGCATGCTCGATGTAATGccaaagcagcagcagcagcgacgCCCTCCGTTGCGTCGTGCTCGCTAGATCGGGCCTCAcgtcgtcgatctgcgcagcgtcTGCGCGTCGTCGTCGAAACCCGCG CCCCTTGTCGTCGTCACGCTTCGCACGTCGTTTCTCGACAGGAAGCCAAAccgacatgcatgcatgcacaacTCCACTCGGGTTTTAGCCAG gtacctccttga